A single window of Leptospira wolffii serovar Khorat str. Khorat-H2 DNA harbors:
- a CDS encoding transmembrane 220 family protein encodes MFSFLSILLCAYFLFAAGVQYNDPDPLHWAVLYLVSAFTCVLAAMGKKNLPLLHILIGMALIEIAITGDGFINWLRFGEENLITAKMAQEKPYIELGREFLGALISLVVAIWFTFRKTNTKQDATS; translated from the coding sequence ATGTTTTCCTTCCTCTCTATTCTTCTATGCGCTTACTTTCTTTTTGCGGCCGGAGTGCAATACAACGATCCGGATCCGTTGCACTGGGCGGTATTATATTTGGTTTCCGCATTCACATGCGTTCTCGCGGCCATGGGAAAGAAAAATCTTCCTCTACTCCATATTCTCATAGGTATGGCGCTCATAGAAATCGCGATCACCGGAGACGGTTTTATCAATTGGCTCCGATTCGGAGAGGAGAATCTGATCACCGCAAAGATGGCCCAGGAAAAACCGTATATAGAACTCGGAAGGGAATTTTTAGGCGCTCTAATCAGCTTAGTCGTTGCGATTTGGTTTAC
- a CDS encoding adenylate/guanylate cyclase domain-containing protein, which produces MQQAAPIEDELDPDTLDLPAYLNRFPWEERWISLGKPIESLWHFDLDASPQELWPWLIDTSSFNKRIEIPEMKFKEIGGRLFGTSRNAGIPMEWEEVPWEWEYCKQLNNARIYSKGFAHYVRTRYLLFPLEENGTRLFVYFGWIPKGAFGKNLLKFGMVQMQKSYQKGLQGLLEDMRKAKNLSSLGPSSLSLLKELKTERGTVFPAKIQQIRVGFIREGQPRELVDKVLNYVLDADETDLYRIRVKTLAKAWSVPERELLLVFLHGCRLSLFTLSWDVVCPHCRGVRTEAQHLGDVPTRDACEVCDIQFESNQLNSIEITFHVHPSIREIQKRMFCAAEPATKTHIRFQKYLQPGESYSARLLLDPGTYRLRVNGEKKYTLLNIKESNENPSLNWQPNRLPEEVETDSHPLLTLKNDLSAQQGFIIEERREDQDSLRPTDLFNFQDFRDLFSQEALSTDLQLDIGIQTILFTDIVGSTKFYYNKGDSGAFAEVRHHFVEVYKVVRELQGAVVKTIGDAVMASFSSPATAVRAAVQLQEFFSDSNPDTPIRIRITVHAGPCLAVNLNSNIDYFGNTVNFAAKLQAIAEGEEIVFSEAVFRDKEIRKLMTEEGWKVKRVPFHQSWINQETVAYKLVRSPSQESKAE; this is translated from the coding sequence ATGCAACAGGCGGCGCCTATCGAAGACGAATTGGATCCGGATACATTGGACCTACCCGCATATCTAAACCGCTTTCCTTGGGAGGAAAGATGGATTAGCCTCGGGAAGCCGATCGAAAGTCTCTGGCATTTCGACTTAGACGCTTCTCCTCAAGAACTTTGGCCTTGGTTGATCGACACTTCTTCCTTTAACAAACGGATAGAGATTCCGGAAATGAAGTTTAAGGAAATCGGAGGTAGGCTATTCGGAACCTCCAGAAACGCAGGGATTCCAATGGAGTGGGAAGAAGTTCCTTGGGAATGGGAATATTGCAAGCAATTGAATAACGCTAGAATATATTCCAAAGGTTTTGCGCATTACGTTCGTACCAGATATCTACTCTTCCCTTTAGAAGAAAACGGGACCCGACTCTTCGTATATTTCGGATGGATTCCTAAAGGCGCCTTCGGTAAAAACCTTCTAAAATTCGGAATGGTTCAAATGCAAAAGTCCTACCAAAAAGGACTGCAAGGGCTCTTGGAGGATATGCGCAAAGCCAAGAATCTAAGCTCTTTGGGTCCTAGTTCGTTAAGTCTTCTTAAGGAACTGAAGACCGAGCGAGGCACGGTTTTTCCAGCAAAGATCCAACAGATAAGAGTAGGATTCATACGAGAAGGACAACCTAGAGAACTCGTAGACAAGGTTTTGAATTACGTTTTAGATGCGGACGAGACGGACCTATATAGAATTCGAGTTAAAACCCTAGCAAAAGCCTGGTCCGTTCCGGAAAGAGAACTATTACTTGTGTTCCTACACGGATGTCGTCTCAGCTTATTTACCTTATCCTGGGATGTGGTGTGCCCTCATTGCAGAGGAGTCAGGACCGAAGCTCAACATCTGGGAGATGTTCCTACTCGGGATGCTTGTGAAGTATGCGATATCCAATTCGAATCGAATCAATTGAACTCCATAGAAATCACGTTCCATGTGCATCCTTCGATTAGGGAAATTCAAAAGAGAATGTTCTGTGCGGCAGAACCGGCGACCAAAACCCATATCCGATTCCAAAAATATCTACAACCCGGCGAATCCTATTCCGCAAGGCTTCTACTCGATCCGGGAACCTACAGATTGAGAGTCAACGGAGAAAAAAAATACACCCTTTTAAACATAAAGGAATCTAACGAAAACCCTTCCCTCAACTGGCAACCGAACCGACTTCCTGAAGAAGTGGAAACGGATTCTCATCCTTTACTCACGCTGAAAAACGACCTTTCTGCCCAGCAAGGCTTTATCATAGAAGAAAGAAGAGAGGATCAGGACAGCTTAAGGCCTACTGACTTATTCAATTTTCAGGACTTTCGGGATCTGTTTTCACAGGAAGCCCTATCCACGGATTTACAGTTGGATATAGGAATACAGACCATTCTATTCACAGATATAGTAGGTTCCACTAAATTCTATTATAATAAAGGGGACTCGGGCGCCTTCGCGGAAGTACGACACCATTTCGTAGAAGTTTATAAGGTAGTTCGCGAATTGCAGGGAGCCGTTGTGAAAACCATTGGCGACGCCGTGATGGCCTCCTTCTCCTCTCCCGCAACCGCAGTAAGAGCGGCCGTTCAATTGCAGGAATTCTTTTCCGATTCCAATCCGGATACTCCGATTCGGATTCGGATCACCGTACATGCGGGCCCCTGCCTTGCTGTGAACCTGAATAGCAATATAGACTATTTCGGAAACACCGTAAATTTCGCGGCAAAACTCCAGGCGATCGCCGAAGGGGAAGAGATCGTTTTTTCCGAAGCCGTTTTTAGAGATAAGGAAATTCGGAAGCTGATGACCGAGGAAGGATGGAAGGTGAAAAGAGTTCCTTTCCACCAGAGTTGGATCAATCAGGAAACGGTCGCTTATAAACTCGTGCGATCTCCAAGCCAGGAATCAAAAGCGGAATAA